Proteins from a genomic interval of Acomys russatus chromosome 19, mAcoRus1.1, whole genome shotgun sequence:
- the LOC127203201 gene encoding vomeronasal type-1 receptor 4-like: protein MLSQNKTLPTTEEVALQILLLFQIGVGTVANMLLFGHNFSQILTKSQMRPIQLLLINLAVSNSFHLLLYVDPKHFPVFVTRKLPTDLTCKLGYFFHLIARSTNMCSTCSLSTYQFFTLVTSNWGSSMLRRKTTKFLSSSCYSCWLFSVLYNVYIPMKITGPQNTHHIDNDPKRKWVCFISGFNVAMGVLRFAHDAMFISIMIWTSVSMVTLLNRHHQRLQHIHTTNQDHRGYAETRATHTILMLVVTFVSFYLLDCICNSFHISYVDSRFWLRHIIKVLASSFPTISPLLLICRDPKDPCSVLFIVGLPSKDSPMGSIEVRKRLFILFIIENQD, encoded by the exons ATGTTGTCTCAGAATAAAACGCTGCCAACCACGGAGGAAGTGGCTCTTCAGATCCTCTTGCTTTTTCAGATTGGGGTTGGGACTGTAGCCAACATGCTTCTCTTTGGCCATAATTTCTCTCAAATCTTGACTAAGTCTCAAATGAGGCCCATACAGCTCCTTCTTATAAACTTAGCTGTTTCTAATTCATTCCATCTCCTCCTGTATGTGGATCCaaaacattttcctgtttttgttacAAGGAAGCTCCCAACTGACCTCACATGTAAACTTGGCTATTTCTTTCACCTGATAGCACGAAGCACAAATATGTGTTCCACCTGTTCCCTGAGCACCTACCAGTTTTTCACTCTTGTTACCAGTAACTGGGGGAGTTCAATGCTGAGACGAAAAACCACCAAGTTCCTGAGTTCTTCTTGTTACAGTTGTTGGCTCTTCAGTGTATTATATAATGTTTACATTCCAATGAAAATCACTGGTCCACAGAACACACATCATATTGACAATGATCCTAAAAGAAAGTGGGTGTGTTTCATCTCTGGTTTCAATGTAGCCATGGGAGTCTTGCGGTTTGCCCATGATGCCATGTTCATCAGTATCATGATCTGGACAAGTGTCTCCATGGTGACTCTCCTGAATAGACATCACCAAAGACTGCAGCACATTCACACCACCAACCAGGACCACAGAGGCTATGCTGAAACCAGAGCCACCCATACCATCCTCATGCTGGTGGTCACATTTGTGAGTTTTTATCTTCTGGACTGTATTTGTAATTCCTTTCACATTTCTTATGTGGACTCTCGTTTCTGGTTGAGACATATAATTAAAGTTTTAGCTTCAAGTTTCCCCACTATTTCTCCCTTACTGTTGATTTGTAGAGATCCTAAGGATCCTTGTTCTGTGCTCTTCA TTGTCGGTCTCCCTAGCAAAGACTCTCCAATGGGTAGTATTGAGGTTAGAAAGAGGCTG TTTAtactgttcatcattgaaaatcaggactga
- the LOC127203658 gene encoding vomeronasal type-1 receptor 1-like, whose translation MLSQYEILKTMEEVALQILLVCQVGVGTVANILLFVKNFSQVFTKSQLMPIQALLMNLAVANAFQLLLYAQPKHLSIFIKRKLPTDFSCKFGYFFNLMARSTNMCSTCALSTYQFVTLVPNNWGKAMLRRRNSKILSNSCYSCWLLSVLYNSYIPMKITGPQNTNNDTDSKLKWICSTSSFSVAMGFLRFAHDAVFISIMIWTSVSMVILLNRHHQRLQYINNPNQDHRGYAETRAAHTILMLVVTFVCFYLLDCICAFFHISFVDSRPWLRRTGEVLASCFPTISPLLLIFRDPKDPCSVLFGC comes from the coding sequence atgtTGTCTCAATATGAAATCCTGAAAACCATGGAGGAAGTTGCTCTTCAGATCCTTTTGGTTTGCCAGGTTGGGGTTGGGACTGTAGCCAACATCCTTCTTTTTGTCAAAAATTTCTCTCAGGTCTTTACTAAGTCTCAACTGATGCCCATACAGGCCCTTCTTATGAACTTAGCTGTGGCTAATGCCTTCCAACTCCTCCTCTATGCACAACCAAaacatttgtctatttttattaaaaggaagCTCCCAACTGACTTCAGTTGTAAATTTGGGTACTTCTTTAACCTGATGGCTCGAAGCACAAACATGTGCTCCACCTGTGCTCTGAGCACCTATCAGTTTGTCACTCTTGTTCCAAATAACTGGGGTAAGGCAATGCTGAGACGAAGAAACTCAAAGATCCTGAGTAATTCTTGTTACAGTTGTTGGCTGTTAAGTGTCTTATATAATTCTTACATTCCAATGAAAATCACTGGTCCACAGAACACAAACAATGACACTGATTCTAAATTAAAGTGGATCTGTTCCACCTCCAGTTTCAGTGTAGCCATGGGCTTCTTACGGTTTGCCCATGATGCCGTGTTCATCAGCATCATGATCTGGACAAGTGTCTCCATGGTGATTCTCCTTAACAGACATCACCAAAGATTGCAGTATATTAATAACCCCAATCAGGACCACAGAGGCTATGCTGAGACCAGAGCAGCCCACACCATCCTGATGCTGGTGGTCACATTTGTGTGCTTTTATCTTTTGGACTGTATTTGTGctttctttcacatttcttttgtgGACTCTCGTCCCTGGTTGAGGCGTACTGGTGAAGTTTTAGCTTCATGTTTCCCCACCATTTCTCCCTTACTGTTGATTTTTAGGGATCCTAAGGATCCTTGTTCTGTGCTTTTTGGCTGCTGA